One segment of Triticum aestivum cultivar Chinese Spring chromosome 2A, IWGSC CS RefSeq v2.1, whole genome shotgun sequence DNA contains the following:
- the LOC123186292 gene encoding uncharacterized protein, whose translation MNRTPAHRSMWELINPNKFEELTSLTSMLFTSCTPGRMPWYAVNQLSLQIYSIKITEITDLEWPLVVYGIIAARDTVDSCRNPLFLCPRDEWQCITQQDPFLRLTGPARAILCEDPVSFEIQLKLKGRAESEDRVFISDILSHDANAGDRFSTLNVSNHFCKMELCVERFKGSVQATILDVHVVEQGSPPFPHGGRVVCSSLPRGVHEVNWPSSRQIVLLDSVDGRRFIDEHGYIDLQRNVVSAELRGELIVCIKAYSPCGDICGDVHFTPKKCNFSKERIVLGDMEVEVTVAWSLMVDDDVTIQASGHVDPFGMCPPLHPSLLKEMDWSVYA comes from the exons ATGAATCGGACTCCAGCCCACCGTAGCATGTGGGAATTGATCAACCCCAACAAGTTTGAGGAATTGA CATCACTGACTTCCATGCTCTTTACAAGCTGCACACCTGGACGCATGCCATGGTACGCTGTTAACCAGCTGAGCTTGCAAATCTACTCAATCAAGATTACAGAAATTACTGATCTCGAGTGGCCATTGGTGGTTTATGGAATTATTGCCGCCCGAGACACCGTGGACAGCTGCCGAAACCCTCTGTTCCTTTGTCCAAGGGATGAGTGGCAGTGCATCACCCAACAG GATCCCTTTTTGCGCTTGACTGGCCCAGCTCGTGCGATTTTGTGTGAAGACCCCGTTTCTTTTGAAATCCAACTAAAATTAAAGGGCAGAGCAGAGTCTGAAGATAGAGTATTCATCAGTGATATATTGTCTCATGATGCGAATGCTGGTGATCGGTTTTCTACCCTGAATGTAAGCAACCACTTTTGCAAGATGGAGCTTTGCGTTGAGCGATTTAAGGGGTCAGTCCAGGCAACTATCTTGGATGTTCATGTCGTTGAACAAGGATCACCGCCTTTTCCACATGGCGGCCGAGTTGTCTGCTCCTCGCTGCCTCGTGGTGTACATGAAGTCAATTGGCCCTCATCTAGGCAAATTGTGTTGCTTGATTCAGTTGATGGGAGAAGGTTTATAGATGAGCATGGTTATATTGATCTGCAGAGAAATGTTGTTTCTGCTGAATTAAGAGGAGAATTGATTGTCTGTATCAAGGCCTACTCACCATGTGGTGACATATGCGGTGATGTTCATTTTACACCCAAGAAGTGCAATTTCAGTAAAGAGAGAATTGTCCTTGGGGACATGGAGGTCGAGGTTACAGTGGCTTGGTCTCTAATGGTTGACGATGATGTGACTATCCAGGCAAGTGGCCATGTGGACCCATTTGGGATGTGCCCACCTCTACACCCCTCTCTGTTGAAAGAAATGGACTGGTCTGTTTATGCTTAG
- the LOC123186291 gene encoding uncharacterized protein has translation MEPVRSGDGSGELIGIGSGKRKGVGSGKRTGISSETLKLLLAEALKTRVKNQISSRLRNIDDQGQRIQALREFQAWIMHQHPQSSIDAPMQTEKSEGIEDLGKLVDTLAGEISSSMVVEFALREKEKKVEQEEKLVCALDSCSEEIRDLWENFPRYEHDLALLSKVQSISASIDMLRRLEPELDIKLRSMEVKTEEEEISRDDLGCKLGSMELKVDEEELSKDEEAKSESIAAGMVVEGLQAYRSCWESLWRPARSFEDMTLASSMLFTHCTPGRMPRNAIVGSTLQIYSIKVAEIHGFESPLKVYGVVAARDTVDSSRNPIFLRPRNGCQILNLQEPFLHLTGPCRAIVSMNPVDIEIELKLKGATKSEDRILISKVYHYNGERLGTYLVGDMHCGIELCFQQLEQSIQATISRVRIVERDSAPFPHGGRVACFSLPREQSEEIVLLDTKGGKMPMGKHRCFELSRKVVSVELEGKLKVMIQAYAPSGEITGGHVLFTPQKCSATKGICHLGETAVEVTVAWSLLPSPKETLPCPLPVDRIC, from the exons ATGGAGCCGGTAAGAAGCGGCGACGGATCCGGCGAGCTGATCGGGATCGGATCCGGGAAGCGGAAGGGGGTCGGATCCGGGAAACGCACGGGCATCTCCTCAGAAACGCTGAAGTTGCTCCTCGCAGAGGCGTTGAAAACCAGGGTAAAGAATCAGATATCGAGTCGGTTGAGGAATATCGACGACCAAGGCCAGCGGATCCAGGCGCTGCGGGAGTTTCAGGCGTGGATCATGCATCAGCATCCACAGTCGAGCATAGACGCGCCGATGCAGACCGAGAAGAGCGAGGGAATCGAAGATCTGGGCAAGCTGGTCGACACTCTCGCCGGAGAGATATCGAGTTCGATGGTGGTGGAATTTGCActtcgagaaaaagaaaagaaagtggAGCAGGAAGAGAAGCTCGTTTGCGCATTAGATTCGTGCTCCGAGGAGATCCGTGATCTGTGGGAAAACTTCCCAAGATACGAGCACGATCTCGCCCTTCTCTCCAAAGTGCAGTCAATCTCTGCAAGTATCGATATGCTTCGGAGACTGGAACCGGAGCTTGACATCAAACTGAGATCGATGGAGGTGAAGACTGAGGAGGAGGAGATCAGCAGGGATGATCTTGGTTGCAAACTGGGATCGATGGAGCTGAAGGTTGATGAGGAGGAGTTGAGCAAGGATGAAGAAGCAAAATCCGAATCAATAGCAGCCGGGATGGTGGTCGAGGGATTGCAAGCCTACCGTAGCTGCTGGGAGTCGTTATGGCGCCCTGCGAGGAGTTTCGAGGACATGA CGTTAGCGAGTTCCATGCTCTTTACTCACTGCACACCAGGCCGTATGCCAAGAAATGCCATCGTTGGGAGCACCTTGCAGATCTACTCAATTAAGGTTGCAGAAATACACGGCTTTGAGAGCCCCCTGAAGGTGTACGGTGTGGTTGCTGCCCGAGACACAGTGGACAGCAGTCGTAACCCAATCTTCCTTCGTCCAAGAAATGGCTGTCAAATCCTCAATCTGCAG GAGCCCTTTCTACACTTAACTGGCCCATGTCGTGCAATTGTGTCTATGAACCCTGTTGACATTGAGATAGAGCTGAAACTAAAGGGGGCAACCAAGTCCGAGGACAGGATATTGATCAGCAAAGTCTATCACTACAATGGTGAAAGGTTAGGTACATATCTCGTCGGCGACATGCATTGTGGGATAGAATTATGCTTTCAGCAACTTGAGCAGTCCATTCAGGCCACAATCTCGCGTGTTCGGATTGTTGAAAGGGACTCAGCGCCTTTTCCGCATGGTGGCCGAGTTGCGTGCTTCTCGCTACCTCGCGAGCAATCCGAAGAAATTGTGCTGCTTGACACAAAAGGTGGGAAAATGCCAATGGGGAAACACCGTTGTTTTGAGCTGTCCAGAAAGGTTGTCTCTGTAGAATTAGAAGGGAAGCTCAAAGTTATGATTCAAGCATATGCACCATCTGGTGAAATCACCGGCGGTCATGTCCTGTTCACACCACAAAAGTGCAGCGCAACTAAAGGTATCTGTCATCTTGGTGAAACTGCGGTGGAAGTTACCGTTGCTTGGTCGCTCCTCCCCTCGCCGAAGGAGACCTTACCATGTCCATTGCCTGTAGACAGGATTTGTTAG